In one Candidatus Poribacteria bacterium genomic region, the following are encoded:
- the idi gene encoding isopentenyl-diphosphate Delta-isomerase, with product MQERVILVDRMGREIGTEEKLKAHREGKLHRAFSVFIFNKLGELLLQKRSETKYHSGGLWTNTCCSHPRLGESHNCAARRRLNEEMGFDCELTELFSFIYHAKLENSLFEHELDSVFVGRYDGQPVPNPDEVEDWKWMEPEKLKRDVGENPEHYTYWFKLILNCVVKQYQTVSSLNEI from the coding sequence GTGCAAGAGCGTGTGATACTCGTTGACCGCATGGGCAGAGAAATCGGTACTGAAGAGAAGTTAAAGGCACATCGCGAGGGTAAACTGCATCGCGCATTTTCGGTTTTCATCTTCAATAAGTTAGGGGAACTGCTGCTTCAGAAACGGTCAGAGACAAAATATCACTCGGGTGGGTTGTGGACGAATACTTGCTGTAGTCATCCACGTCTTGGTGAAAGTCATAATTGTGCGGCGAGACGGCGGCTCAATGAGGAGATGGGTTTCGATTGTGAATTGACTGAGCTTTTCAGCTTTATCTATCATGCCAAACTGGAGAATAGCCTATTTGAGCACGAGTTAGACAGTGTCTTTGTTGGACGCTATGATGGTCAACCGGTGCCCAATCCTGACGAAGTTGAGGATTGGAAATGGATGGAACCCGAAAAACTGAAGCGGGATGTTGGAGAAAACCCTGAGCATTATACCTACTGGTTCAAATTGATACTTAATTGTGTTGTTAAGCAGTACCAAACGGTTAGTTCTCTGAATGAAATTTAA
- a CDS encoding lycopene cyclase domain-containing protein, translating to MKVEYLLFNLVVIAGPIASQFNCQIKQISHWKLKLLASVIVMIPYIIWDVLATGSHWWFNAAYTLDFRLFGLPIEEWLFFITVPFGCLLVWETLPQANKATQVKSLRHVRSILYMLLLGGALVFSMGKQYTGLVLFCLGLVGLADRLLRVDLLLQPRTYLYLTVVAGLVLVFNGYLTARPVVLYGESYQVGYRILSIPVEDFGYGFGLMLFNAILYEKLRKIWHGT from the coding sequence ATGAAAGTCGAATATCTTTTATTTAATCTCGTCGTTATTGCCGGACCCATAGCCTCCCAATTCAATTGCCAGATTAAGCAGATTTCCCATTGGAAATTGAAATTACTGGCGAGTGTAATTGTCATGATTCCTTATATCATTTGGGATGTGCTCGCCACCGGTTCGCATTGGTGGTTCAATGCAGCATATACGCTCGACTTTCGATTATTCGGTTTGCCGATTGAAGAGTGGCTTTTTTTTATCACGGTTCCATTTGGGTGTTTGTTAGTATGGGAAACCCTGCCTCAAGCAAACAAGGCGACACAGGTGAAGTCTCTTCGGCACGTCAGATCTATTTTATACATGCTGTTGTTGGGGGGAGCATTGGTTTTTAGCATGGGTAAGCAGTATACAGGGTTGGTGCTATTTTGTTTGGGGCTCGTTGGATTGGCAGATAGGTTGTTAAGAGTTGATCTGCTGCTGCAACCGAGGACTTATCTCTATCTTACAGTTGTAGCTGGTTTGGTTTTGGTGTTTAACGGCTATCTCACAGCTCGTCCGGTTGTTCTATATGGTGAGTCATATCAGGTTGGCTACCGAATTTTGTCAATTCCTGTCGAGGATTTCGGATACGGATTCGGGCTGATGCTTTTTAACGCGATTCTCTATGAGAAGTTGAGGAAAATTTGGCATGGAACGTAA
- the crtI gene encoding phytoene desaturase — MERKRVAVIGGGLGALSGAIRLARLGFSVQLFEKNPTIGGKINEVVLEGYRFDTGASLLTMPFVIDELFDFAGFNRSDYLDFIPIDPICRYFFADGSVMDASADKAKMKAAIKQLSPIDAEAYESFLEYAERIHTLTAEIFMFTPIHEFKKLMKFRYLRTLFRLHQIDPFRTIHQSVSGFFSDSRLIQLFDRYATYNGSDPFQAPATLNIIPYVEYGLGGYYIKGGMYRLVNALEMIARERGVEIHTSVKVEKICQDGKQVSGVRANGQKVPADYVLCGADAIIAHDELIGGPPNQREKLNRLEPSLSGMVFLWGVRSNHSQLAHHNIIFSSDYEAEFRQIFKHRRVPDEPTIYIAITSKADAAHAPVGGENWFVLLNMPYLAPGQMWQKEKVRMRNFVLGRLREIGLDIEDRIEAEQVYTPEDFSEFYASNQGSIYGISSNSKTTAFKRLPNRSRVLDRLYFAGGSVHPGGGIPLVILSGKMAASLIAADHGLKIENIVGPRERI, encoded by the coding sequence ATGGAACGTAAGAGAGTGGCGGTCATTGGTGGCGGGCTCGGTGCGTTAAGTGGGGCGATTCGTCTCGCGCGGCTGGGATTCTCTGTACAACTATTCGAGAAGAATCCGACAATTGGTGGGAAGATCAACGAGGTGGTTTTGGAGGGCTACCGGTTTGATACTGGGGCATCTTTATTGACGATGCCTTTTGTTATTGACGAATTATTTGATTTTGCTGGATTCAATCGGTCAGATTATCTGGACTTTATACCAATTGACCCGATATGCCGATATTTCTTTGCCGATGGTTCAGTGATGGATGCAAGTGCTGATAAAGCAAAGATGAAAGCTGCGATCAAACAGTTATCGCCCATTGATGCGGAAGCGTATGAAAGTTTCTTGGAATATGCGGAACGGATACACACTCTGACAGCTGAAATCTTTATGTTTACACCGATTCATGAGTTCAAGAAACTGATGAAGTTCCGTTATTTGCGGACGCTGTTTAGACTTCATCAAATAGATCCGTTTCGGACGATACATCAGAGTGTGTCAGGTTTTTTTTCAGATTCGCGCCTGATCCAACTTTTCGACCGGTACGCTACGTACAACGGCTCAGATCCGTTTCAAGCCCCTGCAACCCTGAATATAATTCCGTATGTTGAATACGGCTTGGGTGGTTACTACATCAAAGGTGGCATGTATCGCTTGGTCAATGCTTTGGAAATGATAGCCCGCGAGCGAGGGGTCGAGATTCATACATCGGTCAAGGTTGAAAAGATTTGTCAAGATGGTAAACAGGTCAGTGGAGTGCGAGCCAACGGTCAGAAGGTTCCCGCGGATTATGTACTGTGCGGTGCAGATGCTATCATAGCGCATGACGAATTGATTGGCGGTCCTCCAAATCAGCGTGAAAAACTGAATCGATTGGAACCATCGTTGTCGGGAATGGTATTCCTTTGGGGTGTTAGAAGTAATCACTCACAATTAGCGCATCACAACATTATCTTCTCTAGTGACTACGAAGCGGAATTTCGGCAGATTTTCAAGCATAGGCGAGTGCCGGATGAACCGACTATCTACATCGCCATAACGAGTAAAGCGGATGCAGCACATGCCCCTGTTGGTGGGGAAAATTGGTTTGTGTTGTTGAACATGCCTTATCTCGCACCGGGACAGATGTGGCAAAAGGAAAAAGTTCGGATGCGAAACTTTGTACTAGGTAGGTTAAGAGAAATTGGTCTCGACATCGAAGATCGAATCGAAGCGGAGCAGGTCTACACACCGGAGGATTTTTCTGAGTTTTATGCTAGCAATCAGGGAAGCATCTACGGCATTTCGTCCAATAGCAAAACTACCGCGTTCAAACGTCTACCGAATCGTAGCCGTGTCCTTGATAGACTCTATTTCGCAGGCGGTTCTGTGCATCCGGGGGGTGGTATTCCTCTGGTTATATTGTCTGGAAAAATGGCGGCATCATTGATTGCTGCGGATCACGGATTGAAAATTGAAAACATCGTTGGTCCGCGGGAGCGGATATGA
- the crtI gene encoding phytoene desaturase — protein sequence MKQKIVIIGSGFGGLAAAIRLQSQGLQVTILEKNAKVGGHAYQLVKNGYTFDMGPSIITAPDLIQRVFRCAGVRMEDYLDLVKLDPFYRIYFHDGSSLDYTDDTERMKQQMAQFNRADAGNYDDFMAHTRQLYDAVITDGLGSIPFDLQTMLGFLPRALRLRALTPAFNFVKRYFDDPRHRFTFSFHPLFIGGNPFRAPAVYLMIPYLEKTGGVWFCKGGMYNLVRALESVFKELGGVVENDAEVEQIVVEDRQAKGVLANGQFYEADGIISNADLVHTYGELIEPEHRRRWSYKKLRKTQYSMSAFLLYLGVRKKYPQLQHHTLILSERYKGLVDDIFDNKILPDDFSMYLHIPSQTDPLMAPEDCESIYVLIPVPNLESGINWEKMEKVYINKVLTFLENDFGLTDLSTSIEVIETFTPLDFKQHRNSHLGSAWGVEPKLTQTAYFRPHNRSEDIEQLYFVGASTHPGAGVPGVLLTAETTVKLVIKDLIG from the coding sequence ATGAAACAGAAAATCGTCATCATTGGTTCAGGATTTGGTGGGCTTGCAGCAGCGATTCGACTCCAATCCCAAGGTCTGCAAGTTACAATTCTGGAGAAAAACGCGAAAGTTGGTGGTCACGCCTATCAATTGGTTAAGAATGGGTATACTTTCGACATGGGACCATCTATTATCACCGCACCCGACCTGATTCAGCGAGTATTTAGATGCGCCGGTGTGCGGATGGAAGATTACCTTGATTTAGTCAAACTGGATCCGTTTTATCGCATCTATTTCCATGATGGTTCATCGCTTGACTATACGGATGATACCGAGCGGATGAAACAGCAGATGGCGCAGTTCAATAGGGCAGATGCTGGAAACTACGACGATTTCATGGCGCATACCCGTCAACTCTACGATGCTGTTATCACAGACGGTTTAGGCTCAATTCCGTTTGATTTGCAAACTATGCTTGGTTTTCTGCCGCGTGCCTTGCGACTGCGAGCATTGACACCTGCTTTTAACTTCGTTAAGAGGTATTTTGATGACCCACGTCACCGCTTCACCTTTTCGTTTCATCCGTTGTTTATAGGTGGCAATCCGTTCCGGGCACCAGCTGTTTACTTAATGATTCCTTATCTTGAGAAGACAGGGGGTGTCTGGTTCTGCAAAGGTGGGATGTACAACCTTGTGCGGGCATTAGAGAGCGTGTTCAAAGAACTCGGCGGTGTTGTTGAAAACGATGCAGAAGTGGAGCAAATTGTTGTTGAAGATCGGCAAGCAAAAGGCGTTCTAGCAAACGGACAATTTTACGAGGCAGATGGTATTATTTCCAACGCCGATTTGGTGCACACCTACGGAGAACTTATTGAGCCCGAACATCGTAGGAGATGGTCTTACAAGAAACTCAGGAAAACTCAATATTCGATGAGTGCATTTTTGCTCTACCTTGGTGTTCGTAAAAAGTATCCACAGTTGCAGCATCATACGCTAATTCTTTCTGAGAGGTACAAAGGGTTGGTAGATGACATTTTTGATAATAAGATTCTTCCAGATGATTTTTCAATGTATTTACACATTCCATCGCAAACGGATCCGTTGATGGCACCGGAAGATTGTGAGAGCATATATGTACTGATTCCAGTACCGAATTTGGAGAGTGGGATCAACTGGGAAAAGATGGAGAAAGTGTATATTAACAAGGTACTGACCTTTTTGGAGAACGACTTTGGATTGACAGATTTAAGTACTTCGATTGAGGTAATTGAAACGTTCACACCTTTGGATTTTAAACAACATCGGAATAGTCATCTTGGCAGCGCATGGGGAGTTGAGCCAAAACTAACGCAGACAGCGTATTTCCGGCCACATAACCGAAGTGAAGATATAGAGCAACTTTACTTCGTTGGAGCAAGCACCCATCCCGGTGCAGGAGTGCCTGGCGTGCTGCTAACAGCAGAAACAACGGTAAAGTTGGTTATCAAGGATTTGATAGGATAG
- a CDS encoding phytoene/squalene synthase family protein, translating to MRSWKLTDEDRAAFEYARRITAYYSKSFYVSARILPADRRWATYALYGFCRHCDNLIDTPRQRTRSEIFGEIEFLTEELQIAYNTGESEHPVVRAFILVARRYGIPIGYPLDLLKGVTMDIQQARYITFDELTFFCYRVASVVGLMMTHILGYKDKRAFEYAKLLGIAMQLTNILRDIKEDKEMGRIYLPQADLSVFGVSNQDILNEKMTPQLRALMKFQIKRADRYYSEAIPGISLLKTESQYAIYSAAKIYRGILRQIEARNYNPFTSRVFVPPIQKIGILLHEVLRMNVLSAWEKLCPMHSGINR from the coding sequence ATGAGATCGTGGAAGCTAACAGACGAAGATCGAGCTGCGTTTGAGTACGCTCGTAGAATAACCGCATACTATTCAAAAAGCTTTTATGTCTCAGCACGAATACTTCCCGCTGATCGTCGGTGGGCAACATACGCGTTGTACGGTTTCTGCCGACACTGTGACAATCTGATCGACACACCACGTCAGCGAACTCGATCGGAAATCTTTGGAGAGATCGAATTCTTGACAGAAGAATTGCAAATTGCCTATAACACCGGCGAGTCCGAGCACCCGGTCGTTCGTGCCTTTATTCTTGTTGCCAGGCGGTATGGGATTCCTATTGGATACCCCCTCGATCTACTCAAGGGGGTTACTATGGATATCCAACAGGCACGGTACATAACATTTGATGAACTCACTTTTTTTTGTTATCGGGTTGCCTCCGTTGTTGGACTGATGATGACACATATCCTTGGGTATAAAGACAAACGTGCTTTTGAATACGCGAAGTTACTCGGGATTGCGATGCAACTGACCAATATTCTGCGAGACATCAAAGAGGATAAGGAGATGGGACGGATCTATCTGCCACAGGCGGATTTATCGGTATTCGGTGTGTCGAATCAAGACATCTTAAATGAGAAGATGACGCCTCAATTACGTGCACTTATGAAGTTCCAAATTAAACGGGCAGATCGTTATTATTCTGAAGCGATCCCCGGCATCTCTCTACTCAAGACGGAATCACAGTATGCGATCTATTCGGCTGCTAAAATTTACCGTGGTATCTTGAGGCAAATTGAAGCGCGAAACTATAATCCATTCACAAGCCGAGTATTTGTGCCACCCATTCAAAAAATTGGGATTCTGTTACACGAGGTGCTTAGGATGAACGTTCTATCGGCGTGG